GAACGCGCTGCGCGCGTTCTCCGTCGGTCTCGTGCCGTTCTCCGTCTACCTCTACGCGCTGCGCGGCTTCTACGCATTGCGCGACACGCGCACGCCGTTCTACGTGAACTGCCTCGAGAACGCGCTCAACGTCGTGCTCGCCGCGCTCCTCTATCCCCATTTCGGGATCAGCGGCCTCGCGTACGCGTTCTCCCTCGCGTACGCGGTGGCGGCGGTCGTCGCGCTCGTCGCGCTCCGGCCGCGGATCGAGCATTTCGACGGTGCCCGCACCATGCGCACTGCGGTCAAGGCCGTCGTCGCGGCCATCGCGCTCGCGATCGCGACCGCGTTGCTCGCGCACGCGATCCACAACGCGCTCGCGGCGATGATCGGGGCCGGGATCGCCGGCATCGTCGTGTATCTCGTGGTCCTCGAAGCGCTCGGCGCCGATGAATTACGGGCGACGGTCGCCGCCGTGCGGCGCGATCGGTAGGGCCGCGTGCCACGATGGGAGCAGAAGGGCGGCTCCCGGCCCCGCCCTGACGAGGGGGTTCGCATGCCAGTTCGGATCGTGAGCGACAGTGCCTGCGATCTCCCGCCCGCGCTCTGCGACGAGCTCGGCATCGAGATCGTGCCGCTCTCGATCCGTTTCGGTGCCGACGAGCTCGTCGACCGGGTCGAGCTCACGACGGCCGCGTTCTGGGAGCGCCTCGGTCGGACGACGGTCCTCCCCGAGACGGCTGCGCCGTCGGTGGGCGCGTTCGAGACGACGTTCCGCGATCTGCACGAAGGCGGCGCCGACGGCATCGTGTGCGTCAACCTCTCGTCGAAGATGTCGGCGACGATGCAGTCGGCGCAGATCGCGTCGAAGTCGCTCGACGGTGTGTGCCCCGTCAGAGTCTTCGACTCCGAGAGCGCGTCGATGGGCATCGGCATGCTCGCGTTGCGCGCCGCGCGCCTCGCGAACGACGGCGCCGACGTCGACACGATCGTCACCGCGCTCGAAGACGCGCGCACCCGCGCCCACGCGCTGTTCACGCTCGACACGCTCGAGTACCTCCGCAAGGGCGGGCGCATCGGTGGCGCGCAGGCGCTGCTCGGATCGATGCTCTCGATCAAGCCGGTGATCACGGTCAAGGACGGCGAGGTGTCGCCGGTCGCGAAGGTGCGCACGCGCTCGAAGGCGTTGCGTCACGTCGTCGATCAGGTCAAGGAACGCCCCGTCGAGTCGCTGTTCGTGATGCACGCGAACGCGCCCGACGTCGACGCCTTCGTCGCGATGTTCGAACCGATCGTCGAGAACGCGGAGATCGTCGTCGGCGAGATCGGACCGGTCGTCGGCGTGCACACCGGCCCCGGCGTCATCGGCGTCACCTGGTTCGAGGGCCACTGATCGATTTCGACGACGACGAGCTCGCTCGCCGCGCGTCCGGCGGCGACCGCGCCGCGCTCGAAACGCTCCTCGAACGGCACGTCGACCGCATCCACGCGGTGTGCCGGCGCGTGCTCGGCAACGCCGACGACGCGCTCGACGCGACCCAGGAAGCGCTGATCGCGGTCGCGCGCGGCATCACGCGCTTCGACGGCCGCGCGCGCTTCACGACGTGGCTGTACCGAGTCGCGACCAATGCCGCGCTCGACGAAGCGCGCCGCCGTCACCGCCGCCCGATCCCGTCGGCGATCGATCCGGACCTGGTGTCGTCGGGCGACGCGACCGGCGCGGTCGACGCGCGCCTCGACGTCGACGCCGCGCTCGCGACCCTCTCGCCCACCGCGCGCGCCGCGGTCGTGCTGCGCGACCTCGCGGGCCTCGAGTACTCCGAGATCGCCGAGGTGCTCGACATCCCGATCGGCACCGTGCGGTCGCGCATC
Above is a window of Acidimicrobiia bacterium DNA encoding:
- a CDS encoding DegV family protein: MPVRIVSDSACDLPPALCDELGIEIVPLSIRFGADELVDRVELTTAAFWERLGRTTVLPETAAPSVGAFETTFRDLHEGGADGIVCVNLSSKMSATMQSAQIASKSLDGVCPVRVFDSESASMGIGMLALRAARLANDGADVDTIVTALEDARTRAHALFTLDTLEYLRKGGRIGGAQALLGSMLSIKPVITVKDGEVSPVAKVRTRSKALRHVVDQVKERPVESLFVMHANAPDVDAFVAMFEPIVENAEIVVGEIGPVVGVHTGPGVIGVTWFEGH
- a CDS encoding RNA polymerase sigma factor codes for the protein MDFDDDELARRASGGDRAALETLLERHVDRIHAVCRRVLGNADDALDATQEALIAVARGITRFDGRARFTTWLYRVATNAALDEARRRHRRPIPSAIDPDLVSSGDATGAVDARLDVDAALATLSPTARAAVVLRDLAGLEYSEIAEVLDIPIGTVRSRIARGRAAVAEHLGNPDDPTERPSSRAV